From Woronichinia naegeliana WA131, the proteins below share one genomic window:
- a CDS encoding IS630 family transposase, which yields MLTLNFLDQKTKKELQKALKTEEHAVTRERILIMLLRNEGKTYDEISGLLGCCKRQVWYWCNNGNPKEIESLRDKRKKGNHRKVTEEYIEKLTEIIIKEPEEFGYEFGRWTVARLSTHMEKETGILLGNTQLRNMLKKKRFVYIWAKYSLEDKKDEQKREEFRKKVEEYKKLLKEKPESIQIWFWDESGFSLRVIRRKHWTKKGKRKKVRGDRRKGRVNVMGGIRYTDKKRWVDLIPTGNSQNFKSVLLKFYKDIQREWIEQGNKKEDFEKNGPKIVIILDNASFHKKQEILDESTEEMPNIILEFLPPYSPDYNLMELVWHSAKEYIANKLFKSIEELESLIHKLLNEGGLTICWGRKIKNKGSSIIAS from the coding sequence ATGCTGACGTTAAACTTCTTAGACCAAAAGACCAAGAAAGAGCTACAAAAAGCCCTTAAAACGGAAGAGCACGCAGTTACAAGAGAGAGAATATTGATTATGTTACTGAGAAATGAAGGAAAAACGTATGATGAAATATCAGGATTATTAGGATGTTGCAAACGACAAGTGTGGTACTGGTGCAATAATGGAAATCCGAAAGAGATAGAAAGCTTAAGAGACAAAAGAAAAAAAGGAAATCACAGGAAAGTAACAGAAGAATACATAGAGAAATTGACGGAGATAATAATCAAAGAGCCTGAAGAGTTTGGATATGAATTTGGACGTTGGACAGTAGCAAGACTATCAACTCATATGGAAAAAGAAACGGGTATATTGTTAGGAAATACACAACTTAGAAATATGCTTAAAAAAAAGCGATTTGTCTACATCTGGGCAAAATATAGTCTAGAAGATAAAAAAGATGAGCAAAAAAGAGAGGAATTTAGAAAGAAAGTTGAAGAGTACAAGAAGCTTTTGAAAGAAAAGCCAGAATCAATCCAGATATGGTTTTGGGATGAAAGTGGCTTCAGCTTAAGAGTAATACGGAGAAAACATTGGACAAAAAAAGGAAAGCGTAAAAAAGTGAGGGGAGATAGAAGAAAAGGAAGAGTCAATGTAATGGGTGGTATTAGATATACTGACAAAAAACGGTGGGTTGATTTGATTCCCACTGGTAACTCTCAGAACTTCAAGAGTGTATTATTAAAATTTTACAAAGACATACAAAGAGAATGGATAGAACAAGGAAATAAAAAAGAAGACTTTGAAAAGAATGGTCCGAAGATTGTGATTATTTTAGATAATGCGAGCTTCCACAAAAAGCAAGAAATTCTAGACGAGAGCACGGAAGAAATGCCAAACATTATTTTGGAGTTTTTACCCCCCTATAGTCCCGATTATAATTTAATGGAATTGGTATGGCATTCAGCAAAAGAATATATTGCAAATAAATTATTCAAATCAATTGAAGAATTAGAATCTCTCATCCATAAACTTCTTAATGAAGGTGGATTGACAATATGTTGGGGACGTAAAATCAAAAACAAGGGCTCAAGTATTATTGCAAGTTAA
- a CDS encoding IS1-like element transposase, producing the protein MPEVKEKIAEMAMNGSGIRDTARVLRISPSTVISELKKRV; encoded by the coding sequence TTGCCAGAAGTAAAGGAAAAGATTGCCGAAATGGCAATGAATGGTAGTGGCATAAGGGATACAGCCCGTGTGCTGAGGATTAGTCCATCAACAGTGATTAGTGAACTAAAAAAAAGAGTCTAG
- a CDS encoding IS1 family transposase yields MEAELDEMWGFVKSKKEQRWLWHAIAHKTGEILAYVLSGHKDEAFLRLKELLEPFGITQYYTDGWGAYERHIEPALHEVGKYNTQKIERKHLTLRTRIKRLARKTICFSKSIVMHDIVLGLFINRFEFGCLI; encoded by the coding sequence GTGGAAGCAGAACTCGACGAAATGTGGGGTTTTGTGAAGAGCAAAAAAGAGCAAAGATGGTTATGGCACGCTATTGCTCATAAGACAGGTGAGATATTAGCTTATGTTTTGTCTGGTCACAAAGACGAAGCATTTCTAAGGCTAAAAGAGTTGTTAGAACCTTTTGGTATTACTCAATATTATACAGATGGATGGGGGGCTTACGAACGACATATTGAGCCAGCATTGCATGAGGTGGGTAAGTATAATACTCAAAAAATCGAACGAAAGCACTTGACATTGAGAACTCGAATAAAGAGATTAGCGAGAAAAACGATTTGTTTCTCCAAATCTATTGTGATGCACGATATTGTCCTTGGATTATTTATCAATCGCTTTGAATTTGGATGTCTTATTTAG
- the argF gene encoding ornithine carbamoyltransferase produces the protein MGIESLKGRDILAIADLSASEIADILQLAAQLKSGEKTPHCRKILGLLFYKASTRTRVSFTAAMYQLGGQVLDLNPSVTQVGRGEPIKDTARVLDRYIDILAVRTFKQADLQTFAEYAKIPIINALSDLEHPCQILADLQTIQECFGQVSGLTVTYLGDGNNVAHSLILGGAMMGMKVRVATPDDYKPDAAIVALAEKLAAPGAEIVLTDDPVAAVKGSHVLYTDVWASMGQEDLADARIPIFQPYQLNQTLLEHADPDAIVLHCLPAHRGEEITEEVIEGSHSRVWDQAENRMHAQKALMASLLGID, from the coding sequence ATGGGCATTGAAAGCTTAAAAGGACGGGATATATTGGCGATCGCCGATCTCAGTGCCTCGGAGATTGCTGATATTTTACAATTGGCGGCTCAGTTAAAAAGTGGTGAGAAGACCCCCCATTGCCGAAAAATCCTGGGGTTACTGTTCTATAAGGCTTCCACTCGTACCCGTGTTTCTTTTACGGCGGCAATGTATCAGTTAGGCGGTCAAGTCTTGGATCTTAATCCCAGTGTGACCCAGGTAGGACGCGGCGAACCCATTAAAGACACAGCTAGAGTCTTAGATCGTTACATTGATATTTTGGCGGTGCGAACCTTTAAACAAGCTGACCTGCAAACTTTTGCTGAGTATGCCAAGATTCCGATTATCAATGCTCTCAGTGATCTAGAGCATCCCTGTCAAATTTTGGCCGATTTACAAACCATTCAAGAATGTTTCGGTCAAGTTTCTGGTCTCACTGTCACCTATTTAGGCGATGGCAATAATGTGGCCCATTCTTTAATCCTGGGTGGGGCTATGATGGGCATGAAGGTACGAGTGGCGACTCCCGATGATTACAAACCCGATGCGGCGATCGTGGCCTTAGCAGAAAAATTAGCGGCTCCAGGGGCGGAAATTGTTTTAACGGATGATCCGGTGGCGGCGGTAAAAGGTTCCCATGTTCTTTATACCGATGTGTGGGCCAGTATGGGACAGGAAGATTTAGCCGATGCTCGTATTCCCATTTTCCAACCCTATCAACTCAATCAAACCCTCTTAGAGCACGCTGATCCTGATGCCATTGTTCTACACTGTTTACCCGCCCATCGCGGCGAAGAAATTACGGAAGAGGTGATTGAAGGTTCCCATTCACGGGTCTGGGATCAAGCAGAAAATCGGATGCACGCTCAAAAAGCCTTGATGGCCAGTTTGTTAGGGATTGACTAA
- a CDS encoding transposase — MVWLRFGGLKKGKTIKATTTLPHEVICQLRLLKRAGIWEIHYTTDIQKAEPKTDGLTMGCDRGYTEVYATSSNDGGKLLGDNFGSLQTKATDYRTAKQVKRNKLKSVADKAIQKGDTAKADRINRNNLGKQKWDKRESRFKGQIKTLVFTATHQLMQNAVKIAFEDLTEQICNKKPRTKRMKRNVSSWCKGIVADALNQVSTRVGCAIVAVNSAYTSQLDSRFGTLTGTRSGDRFIGHDGVVLHSDINAADNILARMEDVEIPRFLSYKKAKEILLERTRKFLDNLTPLQGQLFEAKTDKGKSQTLEPRKRKPLTVNQGANIKQLTLFNFG; from the coding sequence GTGGTTTGGCTTCGTTTTGGTGGCTTAAAAAAAGGGAAAACTATAAAAGCTACAACCACATTGCCCCACGAAGTTATCTGTCAATTGCGATTGCTAAAAAGGGCTGGTATATGGGAAATTCACTATACAACCGATATTCAAAAGGCAGAGCCTAAAACCGATGGTTTAACAATGGGTTGCGATAGAGGTTACACCGAAGTTTATGCTACTTCTTCTAATGATGGGGGAAAACTTCTAGGTGATAATTTTGGTTCTTTGCAAACGAAAGCAACTGATTATCGTACAGCCAAACAAGTTAAGCGCAACAAATTAAAATCTGTTGCTGATAAAGCAATCCAAAAAGGAGATACCGCTAAGGCAGATAGAATTAATCGTAACAATTTGGGTAAACAGAAATGGGACAAACGAGAATCCCGTTTCAAGGGACAGATTAAAACCCTTGTCTTTACCGCTACCCATCAACTCATGCAAAATGCAGTTAAGATAGCCTTTGAAGATTTGACAGAGCAAATTTGCAATAAAAAACCAAGAACAAAACGAATGAAAAGAAACGTTTCTTCTTGGTGTAAAGGCATTGTTGCCGATGCTCTTAATCAGGTTTCAACTCGCGTAGGTTGCGCGATTGTTGCTGTTAATAGTGCCTATACGTCACAACTCGATTCTCGGTTCGGGACTCTCACAGGGACTCGTTCGGGGGATCGGTTTATCGGACATGATGGGGTCGTATTACACTCGGACATCAACGCGGCTGACAACATTCTAGCAAGAATGGAGGATGTTGAAATCCCCCGTTTCCTTAGCTATAAAAAGGCAAAGGAAATATTACTAGAACGAACTCGGAAGTTTCTGGATAATTTGACTCCTTTACAGGGCCAATTATTCGAGGCGAAAACGGACAAAGGCAAGTCCCAGACCCTAGAACCAAGGAAGCGCAAGCCTCTAACGGTCAATCAGGGAGCGAATATAAAGCAGTTGACGCTGTTTAACTTCGGTTAA
- a CDS encoding IS607 family transposase — protein MKYLTPTQVYQKYGYHPRTTSDWADQGKIPCIRSPGGHRRYPESAFEESISIEKERVLYARVSTRTQVNDLETQIDFLGKAYPETRVVKDIASGMNWKRKGFLKLMTQVSKGEIGEIVVGHKDRLCRFGFDFVEWFCHLHDCKITVINNNKLSPQEELMHDFMSIMHCFSSKLYFLRTYKKKIEDEQNISTINSTTKQCESL, from the coding sequence ATGAAGTACCTAACCCCAACCCAAGTTTATCAAAAGTATGGTTATCACCCAAGAACAACATCTGACTGGGCAGATCAAGGGAAAATCCCTTGTATTCGTTCTCCTGGTGGGCATCGCAGATACCCTGAATCGGCATTCGAGGAGTCGATCTCTATCGAGAAAGAACGGGTCTTGTATGCTCGCGTAAGTACGAGAACACAAGTCAACGATCTTGAAACTCAGATTGACTTTTTGGGGAAAGCCTACCCAGAGACACGGGTTGTCAAGGACATTGCCAGTGGTATGAACTGGAAAAGAAAAGGTTTCCTGAAATTAATGACTCAAGTATCAAAAGGAGAAATAGGTGAGATTGTTGTTGGTCATAAAGACCGACTTTGCCGATTTGGATTTGATTTTGTGGAATGGTTCTGCCATCTTCACGATTGCAAAATCACGGTAATCAACAACAATAAACTATCTCCTCAAGAAGAATTGATGCACGATTTTATGAGCATAATGCACTGTTTTAGTTCCAAGCTCTATTTTCTTCGTACTTACAAGAAAAAGATTGAGGATGAACAAAATATATCTACAATAAATTCAACAACCAAGCAATGTGAATCGCTATAA
- a CDS encoding META domain-containing protein, producing MSIRYKKCHYAFFLALGILLIPLPGNSKLFPLTESAMTKPAIAVRQPNNLKGTIWQLVSWDNPAFVPGSEIILRFTDQNVNGSTGCNRYQGDYQVKGNQLQIGAIARTRMACADNLMQQEMAYLKALETIQSYTLTTDGKLEIRCGQTGPSQVLQFVRVETTAASLNPSNNPTSMTLEGTAWRLIRIGSASLLKERPATLSFKNNSISGTAGCNRFAGSFTQKDDQLSISSELISTMMACPEPWMEQEQKVLSILKVVTRYSIDEQGQLLLYSGDNGDKPALVLVPLDTNLETNKGSKVH from the coding sequence ATGTCGATCCGTTATAAAAAGTGTCACTATGCTTTCTTCCTTGCCCTAGGTATTTTGTTAATTCCACTGCCAGGAAATTCTAAGCTATTTCCCCTGACTGAATCTGCTATGACTAAACCGGCGATCGCTGTCCGACAGCCTAATAATTTAAAGGGAACGATTTGGCAATTAGTCAGTTGGGATAATCCGGCCTTTGTCCCAGGGAGTGAAATTATTCTGCGCTTTACCGATCAAAATGTAAACGGTTCAACGGGCTGTAATCGCTATCAAGGCGACTATCAGGTTAAAGGCAACCAATTACAGATAGGCGCGATCGCTAGAACTCGCATGGCCTGTGCTGACAATTTAATGCAGCAGGAAATGGCCTATCTTAAAGCCCTGGAAACCATACAAAGCTATACGCTAACGACCGATGGCAAACTCGAAATTCGCTGTGGCCAGACTGGGCCGTCTCAGGTGCTGCAATTTGTCAGAGTGGAAACCACAGCCGCCAGTTTAAACCCTAGCAATAATCCGACTTCAATGACATTAGAAGGCACGGCTTGGCGATTAATTCGCATTGGTTCTGCCAGTCTTCTTAAAGAAAGACCAGCGACTCTCTCGTTTAAAAATAATTCCATCTCTGGTACGGCTGGATGTAATCGTTTTGCTGGCAGCTTTACCCAAAAAGACGATCAGTTATCGATCAGTTCTGAACTCATTTCTACCATGATGGCCTGTCCTGAACCCTGGATGGAGCAGGAACAAAAGGTTCTTAGCATCTTGAAAGTCGTGACCCGTTATAGCATCGATGAGCAAGGACAGTTACTGCTCTACAGTGGCGACAATGGTGACAAACCTGCTCTGGTACTGGTGCCGTTAGATACGAACTTAGAGACAAACAAGGGGTCGAAGGTGCATTGA
- a CDS encoding histone deacetylase → MVAIIYSDDFLKHETGSFHPESPARLTAIVQALKQTSWHEQLAWQSPTPLEQRDVLPAIQKLHTSTYIERVKAIAASGGGGLDADTPISPQSYEVALLAVSAWLDGVDYVRKHQKPAFVLARPPGHHAISNRGMGFCLFSNAAIAAYYALTLPGIERVGILDWDVHHGNGTESLVEDNPHILYCSIHQSPAYPGTGREGDRGKHDNILNLPMLPGSNFRDYQPIFENQILPFFAAFQPQLMIVSAGYDANRADPLADINLEPADYGQFSRYLLPLTSHLLFGLEGGYDLDALALSVVETIAPLLSI, encoded by the coding sequence ATGGTAGCTATTATTTACTCGGATGATTTTCTTAAGCATGAGACCGGTTCTTTTCATCCTGAATCTCCTGCTCGTCTCACAGCCATTGTTCAAGCTCTAAAACAGACTTCCTGGCATGAGCAATTGGCCTGGCAAAGCCCGACTCCCTTGGAGCAACGGGATGTTTTGCCTGCTATTCAAAAACTTCATACGTCCACCTATATTGAACGGGTAAAAGCGATCGCGGCCAGTGGGGGCGGAGGATTGGATGCGGATACGCCGATTTCTCCCCAAAGTTATGAGGTGGCCCTATTAGCGGTCAGTGCCTGGTTAGATGGGGTGGATTATGTGCGGAAACACCAAAAACCGGCTTTTGTTTTAGCTCGTCCTCCTGGACACCATGCTATTAGTAATCGGGGAATGGGATTTTGTCTGTTTTCTAATGCGGCGATCGCGGCCTATTATGCTTTAACCTTGCCAGGCATAGAACGGGTTGGTATTTTGGATTGGGATGTGCATCACGGCAATGGTACGGAATCTTTGGTGGAAGATAATCCTCACATTCTCTATTGTTCTATTCATCAATCTCCAGCTTATCCAGGCACAGGACGGGAGGGCGATCGGGGTAAACATGACAATATTTTGAATCTACCCATGCTGCCAGGCAGTAATTTTAGGGATTATCAACCGATTTTTGAAAACCAGATTTTGCCTTTTTTTGCCGCGTTTCAACCGCAATTGATGATTGTTAGTGCGGGTTATGATGCTAATCGGGCTGATCCCTTAGCGGATATTAATTTGGAACCGGCGGATTATGGTCAGTTTAGTCGTTATTTGTTGCCTTTAACCTCTCATTTACTGTTTGGTTTAGAGGGAGGTTATGATCTTGATGCTCTAGCTCTTTCTGTGGTAGAAACGATCGCGCCTTTGTTGTCAATCTAA
- a CDS encoding Uma2 family endonuclease, producing MVQIQSQPLTLAEFLNLPESKPAVEYVDGKIVQKPRPKGKHSTIQTELSFTLNAILKRQKIAWAFTELRCTFGGRSIVPDIAIFTWDQIPCDENGEISDNFYLAPDWTIEILSPEQSRTKVIKNILSCLADRTEMGWLIDPQEQSIFVYQSQQSPEIFDQWESVLLLPSFAKQITLSLGDVLGWLIK from the coding sequence ATGGTACAAATACAATCTCAGCCTCTAACGTTAGCCGAGTTTCTGAATTTACCAGAAAGCAAACCAGCAGTGGAGTATGTGGACGGAAAGATAGTTCAAAAGCCAAGGCCCAAGGGTAAACATAGCACGATTCAAACGGAGTTATCTTTCACCTTAAATGCAATTCTTAAACGTCAAAAAATTGCTTGGGCTTTTACGGAGTTGCGTTGTACGTTTGGCGGTCGATCTATCGTTCCAGACATCGCTATTTTCACTTGGGATCAAATTCCCTGTGATGAAAATGGTGAAATTTCTGATAATTTTTATCTGGCTCCTGATTGGACAATTGAGATTTTGTCTCCCGAACAAAGTCGAACGAAGGTTATCAAAAATATTTTGTCTTGTCTGGCGGATAGGACGGAAATGGGTTGGCTAATTGATCCCCAAGAACAGTCAATTTTTGTTTATCAATCTCAGCAATCGCCCGAAATTTTTGATCAATGGGAATCGGTGTTATTGTTACCCAGTTTTGCGAAGCAGATCACACTCAGTTTAGGCGATGTTTTGGGATGGTTGATTAAATAA
- a CDS encoding pentapeptide repeat-containing protein, with protein sequence MSDADFIREVEELYQRIAEADTNDFVELAKMAGLDIKTDLVGADLSGANLSGANLTGAVLNGAVLSSADLGGANLSGAYLWEANLGGANLSGADLSGAYPWEADLSGADLSGANLSGAYLIRANLSEVNFKNTRMDEKTIIADKWCLVWEIVNIEQSNRRLTGVDFSYANLSNSYLVGANLNGANLNGANLNGANLNGANLNGANFKNTQIDEKTIIADKWRLVWRIVNFVKEQRQLTQVDLSEANLSGANLSGADLSGADLSGANLSGANLSGADLSGADLSGADLSGANLSGANLSGADLSGANLSGANFKNTQIDEKTTIADKWRLVWEIVNTERSNRRLTGVDFSYVNLSSSYLLGANVIGANLSQADLRKANLSDADLSGANLSGADLSGANLSGANFKNTQIDEKTTIADKWRLVWEIVNIERSNRRLTSLDLSYANLSNSYLVGANVIGANLSQADLRKANLSDADLSGANLSGADLSGANLSGANFKNTQIDEKTTIADKWRLVWEIVNIERSNRRLTSLNLSYANLSNSYLVGANLIAANLTGAILTGANLTEADLSGSNLKQANLKQANLTGVSFNNAIVKNARFGSNTGMSRTLKQDLIARGAIFEDAPPGDRSRVLVPAGKR encoded by the coding sequence ATGAGTGATGCAGATTTTATTCGGGAAGTTGAGGAACTGTATCAGCGTATTGCCGAAGCAGATACCAATGATTTTGTTGAGTTGGCCAAAATGGCGGGTTTGGATATTAAAACGGATTTAGTCGGGGCTGACCTGAGTGGGGCTAACCTGAGTGGGGCTAACTTGACTGGGGCTGTCCTGAATGGGGCTGTCCTGAGTAGTGCTGATCTTGGTGGAGCTAACCTGAGCGGGGCTTACCTGTGGGAGGCTAACCTGGGTGGGGCTAACCTGAGCGGAGCTGACCTGAGCGGGGCTTACCCGTGGGAGGCTGACCTGAGTGGGGCTGACCTGAGTGGGGCTAACCTGAGTGGGGCTTACCTTATTAGAGCTAACTTGAGTGAGGTTAATTTTAAAAATACCCGCATGGATGAAAAAACAATTATTGCTGATAAATGGTGTTTAGTTTGGGAAATAGTAAATATTGAGCAGAGCAATAGAAGGCTAACTGGCGTTGATTTTAGTTATGCGAATTTAAGTAACTCTTATTTAGTCGGCGCGAATTTGAATGGCGCGAATTTGAATGGGGCTAATCTGAATGGGGCTAATCTGAATGGGGCTAATCTGAATGGGGCTAATTTTAAAAATACTCAGATAGATGAAAAAACAATCATTGCTGATAAATGGCGTTTAGTTTGGAGAATTGTCAATTTTGTAAAAGAACAGAGACAATTAACTCAAGTTGATCTTAGTGAAGCTAACCTAAGCGGGGCTAACCTAAGTGGGGCTGACTTGAGTGGGGCTGACTTGAGTGGGGCTAACCTAAGCGGGGCTAACCTAAGCGGGGCTGATCTAAGTGGGGCTGACTTGAGTGGGGCTGATCTAAGTGGGGCTAACCTAAGTGGGGCTAACCTAAGTGGGGCTGACTTGAGTGGGGCTAACTTAAGCGGGGCTAATTTTAAAAATACTCAGATAGATGAAAAAACAACTATTGCTGATAAATGGCGTTTAGTTTGGGAAATAGTAAATACTGAGCGGAGCAATAGAAGGCTAACTGGTGTTGATTTTAGTTATGTGAATTTAAGTAGCTCTTATTTACTCGGCGCGAATGTGATTGGAGCTAATCTCAGTCAAGCAGATTTAAGGAAGGCAAATTTAAGTGATGCAGATTTGAGTGGAGCTAACCTAAGTGGGGCTGACTTGAGTGGGGCTAACCTAAGCGGGGCTAATTTTAAAAATACTCAGATAGATGAAAAAACAACTATTGCTGATAAATGGCGTTTAGTTTGGGAAATAGTAAATATTGAGCGGAGTAATAGAAGACTCACTAGCCTTGATCTTAGTTATGCGAATTTAAGTAACTCTTATTTAGTAGGAGCGAATGTGATTGGAGCTAATCTCAGTCAAGCAGATTTAAGGAAGGCAAATTTAAGTGATGCAGATTTGAGTGGAGCTAACCTAAGTGGGGCTGACTTGAGTGGGGCTAACCTAAGCGGGGCTAATTTTAAAAATACTCAGATAGATGAAAAAACAACTATTGCTGATAAATGGCGTTTAGTTTGGGAAATAGTAAATATTGAGCGAAGTAATAGAAGACTCACTAGCCTTAATCTTAGTTATGCGAATTTAAGTAACTCTTATTTAGTAGGAGCTAACTTAATTGCTGCTAATTTGACTGGGGCTATTCTAACTGGAGCAAATCTAACAGAAGCTGATCTCAGTGGTTCTAATTTAAAGCAAGCTAATTTAAAGCAAGCTAATTTAACTGGAGTTTCTTTTAATAACGCAATTGTTAAAAATGCACGTTTTGGGTCGAATACAGGAATGTCTAGAACATTAAAACAAGACCTTATCGCTAGAGGTGCAATTTTTGAAGATGCTCCACCAGGTGATAGAAGTAGAGTTTTAGTTCCTGCTGGCAAGCGTTAA
- a CDS encoding type II toxin-antitoxin system VapC family toxin produces the protein MTQYILDTDHVTALQHKNPRVLQRIDLIDKSQIFVTVITLEEQIKGRFNVINRSNNNPQELPLAYYGLHKTFDFFIKMNLLDFDHRALTHYQNLKKQKIRIGSQDLKIAAIALTHQMILVTRNTQDFCQIPNLTLENWTI, from the coding sequence ATGACCCAATATATTCTAGATACCGATCATGTAACCGCCCTTCAGCATAAAAATCCTCGTGTTCTTCAGCGTATTGACTTAATTGATAAATCTCAAATATTTGTGACTGTTATTACTCTGGAAGAACAAATTAAAGGACGTTTCAACGTAATCAATCGTAGCAATAATAATCCTCAAGAATTACCTCTGGCTTACTATGGTCTCCATAAAACGTTTGACTTTTTTATCAAAATGAATTTATTGGATTTTGATCATCGAGCTTTAACTCATTATCAGAACCTCAAAAAACAAAAAATACGCATTGGTTCTCAAGACTTAAAAATAGCAGCAATAGCCCTTACTCATCAGATGATCCTAGTAACTCGAAATACTCAAGATTTTTGCCAAATTCCTAACTTAACCCTTGAAAATTGGACAATTTGA
- a CDS encoding toxin-antitoxin system, antitoxin component, Xre family protein gives MITLTLTEEKIITKIRQLSPDAIQKLEEFIDQLSQPKNNPDQYLTSAASKLSESILAKILDNAEDAEYDIL, from the coding sequence ATGATTACCCTAACCCTAACCGAAGAAAAAATTATCACCAAAATTCGTCAACTTTCCCCTGACGCAATCCAAAAACTTGAAGAGTTTATTGATCAACTGTCTCAACCTAAAAATAACCCAGATCAATATCTCACCTCCGCCGCGTCTAAACTTTCAGAATCTATCTTAGCTAAAATTTTGGATAATGCGGAAGATGCAGAATATGACATACTTTAG
- a CDS encoding putative toxin-antitoxin system toxin component, PIN family yields the protein MIPKPNLVLDTNIIVSAILSKTGKARQALDKAQDISQVLMSTSVLEEIETVLLRPKFDKYISQLERRFFLTNFLKTVEFIVEKEVIVVCRDPKDDKILNLALSGQAEYIISGDQDLLVLNPFQGIQIITIDTFLKIS from the coding sequence ATGATCCCTAAACCCAATCTTGTTTTAGATACTAATATTATTGTCAGTGCCATTCTTTCTAAAACAGGGAAAGCACGTCAAGCCCTAGATAAAGCTCAAGATATTAGCCAAGTTTTGATGTCAACTTCAGTTTTAGAAGAAATAGAAACAGTTTTGCTTAGACCTAAATTTGACAAATATATTAGCCAACTAGAACGACGTTTTTTCTTAACTAATTTCCTAAAAACGGTAGAATTTATTGTAGAGAAAGAAGTTATCGTAGTTTGTCGTGATCCCAAAGATGATAAAATTCTCAACTTAGCCCTAAGTGGACAGGCTGAGTATATTATTAGTGGTGATCAGGATTTACTGGTTTTAAACCCATTTCAAGGCATACAAATTATCACAATAGATACTTTTCTGAAAATTAGCTAA